One genomic region from Stackebrandtia nassauensis DSM 44728 encodes:
- a CDS encoding helix-turn-helix domain-containing protein yields MTEATHDKPHFSDPELMRVLAHPARLDLIDHLHTVEDATATECAEVVGLSPSALSYHLRALAKVGLVEAAPGRGDGRERVWRLKARSFSIGADYRAPESAKLAQRTMIDSMRRRGDEKFARWMDKAHDEPKEWYDAAMSSEWALLMTAEELAEFNRRLADLTRPYRVRQRKASGEVPDGARRVAFQLRFFPEV; encoded by the coding sequence ATGACCGAGGCGACCCACGACAAGCCGCACTTCTCCGATCCGGAGCTGATGCGGGTGTTGGCCCACCCGGCGCGACTGGACCTCATCGACCACCTCCACACCGTTGAGGACGCGACCGCGACCGAGTGCGCCGAAGTGGTGGGCCTGTCGCCGTCGGCGCTGAGCTACCACCTGCGGGCACTGGCGAAGGTCGGTCTGGTCGAGGCGGCTCCGGGCCGGGGCGACGGCCGGGAACGGGTGTGGCGGTTGAAGGCCCGCAGTTTCTCCATCGGCGCCGACTACCGGGCGCCGGAGTCGGCGAAGCTGGCGCAGCGGACCATGATCGACTCGATGCGGCGGCGCGGCGACGAGAAGTTCGCGCGCTGGATGGACAAGGCGCACGACGAACCCAAGGAGTGGTACGACGCCGCCATGTCCAGCGAGTGGGCGCTGCTGATGACCGCCGAGGAACTGGCCGAGTTCAATCGGCGGCTGGCGGACCTGACGCGGCCGTACCGGGTGCGGCAACGCAAGGCCAGCGGCGAGGTCCCCGACGGCGCCCGCCGGGTGGCGTTCCAGCTGCGTTTCTTCCCCGAGGTGTGA
- a CDS encoding HelD family protein, with the protein MNDALDPTLLAEREHLDKSRVALGHMRQRTEAIGDNAGDELTAFALGRLRRQRLADLADRPDTPLFFGRLRWSAEDYHIGRRHVVDGGGNPMVLDWRAPLSRTFYQASVRNPMDVRLRRRFGFDGGDLTSFEDEHLDAGDEKGESSQILATEIERPRVGPMRDIVATIQPEQDDLVRADLATTICVQGAPGTGKTAVGLHRAAFLLYAFREQLKRSGVLIVGPNTAFMSYIDNVLPTLGEVDVTQLAVDELTDTVAVRGEDPIEVARLKHDVRMAEVLRRAVWGHVTVPEDSLMIAEGSWRWRLGTEYLRRAVSEALADDIPYLTGRERVRAQIVAGLRRQVELRSGDSPGEAWTRRMGRHKPVTAFLDEIWPELDPKRLLARMLTDADYRARVCEGILSQDEQDLLASRTKNPRYSRADAVLIDEIAGLLERPGGFGHVVVDEAQDLSAMQCRAIARRSTHGSITVLGDLAQGTSPWTAADWAQSLAHLGKPEGEIVALTTGFRVPADVLELANRLLPSLDVDVPEARSLRSDGLLEIDESSDLETDVAAAVDRALSWEGSIGVIAADAAIEKLRARLGDNDRVELVPATLAKGLEFDHVIVAEPADIVAAEPLGLRRLYVVLTRAVSRLTVVHTKPLPPQLSS; encoded by the coding sequence ATGAACGACGCCCTTGACCCGACCCTGCTCGCCGAACGCGAGCACCTCGACAAATCCCGCGTGGCCCTGGGCCACATGCGCCAGCGCACCGAGGCCATCGGCGACAACGCCGGCGACGAACTCACCGCCTTCGCGTTGGGAAGGCTGCGCCGCCAGCGACTGGCCGACCTGGCCGACCGCCCCGACACGCCGCTGTTCTTCGGGCGGCTGCGTTGGAGCGCCGAGGACTACCACATCGGACGCCGCCACGTCGTCGACGGCGGCGGCAACCCGATGGTGCTGGACTGGCGGGCGCCGCTGTCGCGCACCTTCTACCAGGCCAGCGTCCGCAACCCCATGGACGTCAGACTGCGCCGCCGCTTCGGTTTCGACGGCGGCGACCTGACCAGTTTCGAGGACGAACACCTCGACGCCGGTGACGAGAAGGGCGAGTCCTCCCAGATCCTCGCCACCGAGATCGAACGCCCGCGCGTGGGCCCGATGCGCGACATCGTCGCCACCATCCAGCCCGAACAGGACGACCTGGTGCGCGCCGACCTGGCCACCACGATCTGCGTCCAGGGAGCGCCCGGCACCGGCAAGACCGCCGTCGGACTGCACCGGGCCGCGTTCCTGCTGTACGCGTTCCGGGAACAGCTGAAACGCTCCGGCGTGCTCATCGTCGGCCCCAACACCGCCTTCATGTCCTATATCGACAACGTGCTGCCGACACTGGGCGAAGTGGACGTCACCCAGCTGGCCGTCGACGAACTCACCGACACCGTCGCGGTGCGCGGCGAGGACCCGATCGAGGTCGCGCGGCTCAAACACGACGTCCGGATGGCCGAGGTACTGCGCCGCGCCGTGTGGGGCCACGTGACCGTCCCCGAGGACTCGCTCATGATCGCCGAGGGCAGCTGGCGCTGGCGGCTGGGCACCGAGTACCTGCGCCGCGCGGTGTCCGAAGCCCTCGCCGACGACATCCCGTACCTGACCGGCCGGGAACGGGTGCGCGCCCAGATCGTCGCGGGACTGCGGCGCCAGGTCGAACTGCGCAGCGGCGACTCCCCCGGCGAAGCCTGGACCCGCCGGATGGGGCGCCACAAACCCGTCACGGCGTTCCTGGACGAGATCTGGCCCGAGCTGGACCCCAAACGGCTGCTGGCCCGGATGCTGACCGACGCCGACTATCGCGCAAGAGTCTGCGAGGGAATACTGTCGCAGGACGAACAGGACCTGCTGGCCAGCCGCACCAAGAACCCCCGCTACAGCCGCGCCGACGCCGTCCTCATCGACGAGATCGCGGGCCTGCTGGAACGCCCCGGCGGCTTCGGCCACGTCGTCGTCGACGAGGCCCAGGACCTGTCGGCCATGCAGTGCCGCGCCATCGCCCGCCGCAGCACCCACGGCTCCATCACCGTCCTGGGCGACCTGGCCCAGGGCACCTCGCCGTGGACCGCCGCCGACTGGGCGCAATCCCTTGCCCACCTGGGCAAACCCGAGGGCGAGATCGTCGCGCTGACCACCGGATTCCGGGTACCGGCCGACGTGCTGGAGCTGGCCAACCGGCTGCTGCCCAGCCTTGACGTCGACGTCCCCGAGGCCCGCTCACTGCGCTCCGACGGCCTGCTGGAGATCGACGAGTCCAGCGACCTGGAAACCGACGTCGCCGCGGCCGTCGACCGAGCGCTGTCCTGGGAGGGTTCGATCGGCGTGATCGCCGCCGACGCCGCCATCGAGAAGCTCCGGGCCCGTCTGGGTGACAACGACCGCGTCGAACTGGTCCCGGCGACGCTGGCCAAGGGGCTTGAGTTCGACCACGTCATCGTCGCCGAGCCCGCCGACATCGTGGCCGCAGAACCGTTGGGGCTGCGCCGTCTCTACGTGGTGCTGACCCGCGCGGTCTCCCGCCTCACGGTCGTGCACACCAAACCGCTGCCACCACAGCTAAGCAGCTGA
- a CDS encoding Crp/Fnr family transcriptional regulator produces MDAGTVLLRVGERGHNAILILRSFIKIAVPTVSGRETLLSIRLPGDMIGEASVLNDRPRTATATACGPGLVSVIGRSTLRDFLSTRPAVTMQLAGIVADRLRWANDRRVDAATYPVASRLARILSEMAMAYGVRSREGIEIGVELTQTEMSTLIGVSDVTLQRALRRLRDAGLVSTGYRRTIVTDAEGLRTFGERLDAE; encoded by the coding sequence GTGGACGCCGGGACCGTCTTGCTGCGAGTGGGGGAGCGTGGGCACAACGCCATCCTCATTCTTCGCTCGTTCATCAAGATCGCGGTGCCCACGGTGTCGGGACGGGAGACGTTGCTGTCCATCAGATTGCCCGGGGACATGATCGGCGAGGCGTCGGTTCTGAATGACCGCCCCCGGACAGCGACGGCGACGGCTTGCGGACCGGGACTCGTTTCCGTGATCGGGCGCTCCACATTGCGGGACTTCCTGTCCACCCGTCCCGCCGTTACGATGCAGCTGGCGGGGATCGTCGCCGATCGGCTTCGCTGGGCGAATGATCGCCGTGTCGACGCGGCGACCTATCCGGTTGCCAGCAGGCTGGCGCGGATTCTGTCCGAAATGGCGATGGCGTACGGGGTGCGCAGCCGGGAGGGCATTGAGATCGGTGTGGAGCTCACCCAAACTGAAATGTCCACCCTCATCGGAGTTTCGGACGTCACACTGCAGCGTGCTCTGCGCAGGTTGAGGGACGCGGGACTGGTGTCCACCGGCTATCGCCGCACCATCGTGACCGACGCAGAGGGTTTGCGGACCTTTGGGGAACGTTTGGACGCCGAATAA
- a CDS encoding alpha/beta hydrolase, with translation MVFYEDVMRFDPESMRTYARGWDGVSTVLTDADDRVNRELVAGLDDRALQGHSIDAATTRAGQFREHLSAGSREAEDLRDAAKDFADNIESIQRQLRNVAKAVAEAGNLELTATGTVVYHRPTVPNDGPASQDEAEAVDDELAKAKQALGEQLAGDIQELVRQASACDADFVMRLRLVAELRDSADQAADVSFNGDADSDIDAARRAAIPDDLGTDPERSAAWWSGLSPEAQQWYIDHEYRRIGNVDGLPVEARDAANRHSLQDDIDSGNNTKEAQDLKDALGKEPGPRYLLVYDNPRDGSVEDARVAVSIGNPDEADHTGIYVPGTGTNMSAVPGRELDRTGALWSAASDMAGPNQKVATIMWLDYNTPNDFGGASLDEMASNGGERLDNFVNGINASHGDSPSHVTALGHSYGSTVVAQADVQDDGLAVDDMVLIGSPGLGPESGTPGDINPMFDYAFSDTIDDVSDLQINGGHVWAMAAPDDEVSYLEFHGDDPADEGFGAQRLGTDTSGHSGYWEDENGNTSGTSNAKPSESLNNQARVITGQYDDVTRAKPRLDIPIP, from the coding sequence ATGGTGTTCTACGAGGATGTGATGCGCTTCGATCCCGAGTCGATGCGCACGTACGCCCGCGGCTGGGACGGTGTGAGCACCGTGCTCACCGACGCGGACGACCGGGTCAACCGCGAGCTCGTCGCCGGTCTCGACGACCGGGCCCTCCAGGGGCATTCGATAGACGCCGCGACGACACGAGCCGGACAGTTCCGCGAACACCTCTCGGCGGGCAGCCGGGAGGCCGAGGACCTCCGCGACGCGGCGAAGGACTTCGCCGACAACATCGAGTCGATCCAGCGCCAGCTGCGCAACGTCGCCAAGGCCGTCGCCGAAGCGGGCAACCTGGAGCTGACGGCGACCGGAACCGTCGTCTACCACCGTCCGACGGTGCCCAACGACGGACCGGCGAGCCAGGACGAGGCCGAGGCGGTCGACGACGAACTCGCCAAGGCGAAACAGGCACTGGGCGAGCAGCTGGCGGGCGACATCCAGGAACTCGTGCGACAGGCGAGCGCCTGCGACGCCGACTTCGTCATGCGGCTGCGGCTGGTCGCGGAACTGCGCGACTCCGCCGACCAGGCCGCCGACGTCAGCTTCAACGGCGACGCGGACTCCGACATCGACGCCGCCCGCCGCGCGGCGATACCCGACGACCTCGGCACCGACCCCGAGCGCAGCGCCGCCTGGTGGAGCGGGCTGTCGCCCGAGGCCCAGCAGTGGTACATCGACCACGAGTACCGCCGCATCGGCAATGTGGACGGTCTTCCCGTCGAGGCCAGGGACGCCGCCAACCGGCACTCCCTGCAGGACGACATCGACTCCGGCAACAACACCAAGGAAGCCCAGGACCTGAAGGACGCGCTGGGCAAGGAACCAGGGCCGCGATACCTGCTGGTGTACGACAACCCGCGCGACGGTTCGGTCGAGGACGCCCGGGTCGCGGTGTCCATCGGCAACCCCGACGAGGCCGACCACACCGGGATCTACGTTCCCGGCACCGGAACCAATATGTCCGCCGTACCCGGCCGCGAACTGGACCGCACCGGTGCACTGTGGTCAGCAGCGTCCGACATGGCCGGACCGAACCAGAAGGTCGCCACCATCATGTGGCTCGACTACAACACGCCGAACGACTTCGGGGGGGCCAGTCTCGACGAGATGGCGTCTAACGGCGGCGAACGGCTGGACAACTTCGTCAACGGCATCAACGCCTCCCACGGCGATTCCCCGTCCCACGTCACCGCTCTCGGCCACTCCTACGGCAGCACCGTCGTCGCCCAGGCCGATGTCCAGGACGACGGGCTCGCGGTGGACGACATGGTGCTGATCGGCAGTCCGGGTCTCGGCCCCGAATCGGGAACCCCGGGCGACATCAACCCAATGTTCGACTACGCCTTCTCCGACACCATCGACGACGTCTCCGATCTGCAGATCAACGGTGGACACGTCTGGGCGATGGCGGCACCCGACGACGAGGTCTCCTATCTGGAGTTCCACGGCGACGACCCCGCCGACGAGGGCTTCGGTGCCCAACGCCTGGGCACCGACACCTCGGGACACAGCGGCTACTGGGAGGACGAGAACGGCAATACGAGCGGAACCTCGAACGCCAAACCATCCGAGAGCCTCAACAACCAGGCCAGGGTCATCACCGGACAGTACGACGACGTCACCCGCGCCAAGCCACGCCTCGATATCCCAATTCCATAA
- a CDS encoding menaquinone biosynthetic enzyme MqnA/MqnD family protein, translating to MSGLRRPRVGHIEFLNCLPIYWGLMRSGALIDVDLTRDTPVALNDRLVAGELDIAPISLVEYLRHADDLLLLPGPAVGSDGPVLSVNIVHERPLTELDGARVALGSASRTGVLLARMLLADHYGIDATYFSCAPDVPQMLRKADAAVVIGDVALRALYEAPEQGLTVTDLGEQWKAWTGLPMVFAVWAVRREFAAAHPGQVKDVHDALTRSVSLCLDELDIVAASAARWEPFDAATLAGYFRTLDFSLGERQLTGLREFAARAAALGEAPPLAVGGPLLFEG from the coding sequence ATGAGCGGTCTTCGGCGTCCCCGGGTCGGACACATCGAGTTCCTTAACTGTCTGCCCATCTACTGGGGCTTGATGCGGTCCGGGGCCCTGATCGATGTCGACCTGACCCGCGACACCCCGGTCGCGCTCAACGACCGGCTGGTCGCCGGAGAGCTCGACATCGCGCCGATCAGCCTCGTGGAGTACCTGCGGCACGCCGACGACCTGCTGCTGTTGCCCGGACCGGCGGTCGGCAGCGACGGCCCGGTCCTGTCGGTCAACATCGTCCACGAACGCCCACTGACCGAACTGGACGGTGCCCGGGTCGCGCTCGGTTCGGCGTCGCGCACCGGCGTCCTGCTGGCCCGGATGCTGCTGGCCGACCACTACGGCATCGACGCCACCTACTTCTCCTGCGCCCCCGACGTTCCCCAGATGCTCCGCAAGGCCGACGCCGCCGTCGTCATCGGCGACGTCGCCCTGCGCGCCCTCTACGAAGCCCCGGAACAGGGCCTCACCGTCACCGACCTGGGCGAACAATGGAAAGCCTGGACCGGCCTGCCGATGGTCTTCGCGGTCTGGGCGGTGCGCCGCGAGTTCGCCGCCGCCCACCCTGGCCAGGTCAAGGACGTCCACGACGCCCTCACCCGCTCGGTGTCGCTGTGCCTGGACGAACTCGACATCGTCGCCGCTTCTGCCGCCCGCTGGGAGCCCTTCGACGCGGCCACCCTCGCCGGTTACTTCCGTACTCTCGACTTCTCGCTGGGCGAGCGTCAGCTGACCGGCCTGCGCGAGTTCGCCGCCCGCGCCGCCGCCCTCGGCGAGGCCCCGCCGCTGGCCGTCGGCGGCCCGCTCCTGTTCGAGGGCTAA
- a CDS encoding HPr family phosphocarrier protein, whose translation MSERRVKVACDGGLNDGNAVKLVQLAARAEAPVTISRDDAEPVAANHAVSVLALEIGEGEEVILASEDEAALDKLTELISCLAVVAAVWCARP comes from the coding sequence ATGAGTGAACGGCGCGTCAAGGTGGCCTGTGACGGCGGACTGAACGACGGCAACGCGGTAAAGCTGGTGCAGCTCGCCGCCCGGGCCGAGGCCCCCGTGACCATCTCGCGGGACGATGCCGAGCCGGTCGCCGCCAACCACGCGGTCTCGGTGCTGGCCTTGGAGATCGGTGAGGGCGAGGAGGTCATCCTCGCCAGCGAGGACGAGGCGGCTCTGGACAAGCTGACCGAGTTGATCAGCTGCTTAGCTGTGGTGGCAGCGGTTTGGTGTGCACGACCGTGA
- a CDS encoding DUF418 domain-containing protein, which yields MTVSSSPAPGPFRNATKPSQRRLSPDLARGFMLLLIAMAYAPMHLEHKNVGGYGQKPGGGVADQVMSFLATLFLENRAFPLFGIMFGAGLVMLVSRQLKAGTPERDVRRLLRRRSLWLLLFGFVHATLVFSGEILAAYGVGGLVLAWLLFRGMTAVRVAAIVLCVYYGVVVTLAAGAIVTGAAASAEKASGLPGYTSVQDWIERLAAAPFAPLLNTLLFPMFLLVVLGIWFGKRGLLDDPAAHRRTLRWLAGCGISVSVLGALPLALVGAGVLDVSGSTHGLLFAAQILTGVAGGVGYAAAFGLLGARLQRRPGPVTRTLAAAGQRSLSVYLFASVGVAVILHPALLNLGAHTHRAGAMAVAFGVWLVAVLLAGRLAAAGRPGPADALLRGLVYRGSRR from the coding sequence GTGACAGTTTCGTCCAGCCCAGCGCCCGGACCGTTTCGGAACGCCACCAAGCCGTCCCAGCGGCGGCTCAGCCCGGACCTGGCGCGCGGATTCATGTTGTTGCTGATCGCGATGGCCTACGCGCCGATGCACCTGGAGCACAAGAACGTCGGCGGGTATGGGCAGAAGCCCGGCGGTGGGGTCGCGGATCAGGTGATGAGTTTCCTGGCGACGCTGTTCTTGGAGAACCGGGCGTTTCCGTTGTTCGGGATCATGTTCGGGGCCGGGCTGGTGATGTTGGTGTCGCGGCAGTTGAAGGCCGGGACGCCCGAACGGGATGTGCGGCGGTTGTTGCGGCGTCGGAGCCTGTGGTTGCTGCTGTTCGGGTTCGTGCACGCCACCCTGGTGTTCTCCGGGGAGATCCTGGCCGCTTACGGGGTTGGGGGACTGGTGTTGGCCTGGTTGCTGTTTCGGGGGATGACGGCGGTGCGGGTCGCCGCGATCGTCCTATGTGTTTATTACGGGGTCGTCGTGACGCTTGCCGCCGGTGCGATCGTGACCGGGGCGGCGGCCAGTGCGGAGAAGGCCTCGGGGCTGCCGGGTTACACCTCGGTGCAGGACTGGATCGAGCGGTTGGCCGCGGCGCCGTTCGCGCCGCTGTTGAACACGCTGCTGTTTCCGATGTTCCTGTTGGTGGTGTTGGGGATCTGGTTCGGGAAGCGCGGGTTGCTGGACGATCCCGCCGCGCACCGGCGGACGCTGAGGTGGCTGGCGGGGTGTGGGATCTCGGTGTCGGTGCTGGGTGCGCTGCCGTTGGCCCTGGTCGGGGCCGGGGTGCTGGACGTCTCGGGTTCGACGCACGGCTTGCTGTTCGCGGCGCAGATCCTGACCGGGGTGGCCGGGGGCGTGGGGTACGCGGCGGCGTTCGGATTGTTGGGGGCGCGGTTGCAGCGGCGGCCCGGGCCGGTGACCCGGACGCTGGCGGCGGCCGGGCAGCGGTCGTTGAGCGTGTACCTGTTCGCGTCGGTGGGGGTCGCGGTGATCCTGCACCCGGCGCTGTTGAACCTGGGCGCGCACACCCATCGGGCCGGGGCCATGGCGGTGGCCTTCGGCGTGTGGCTGGTGGCCGTGCTGTTGGCCGGACGGCTCGCCGCGGCGGGGAGGCCGGGACCGGCCGACGCGTTGTTGCGCGGGCTCGTCTATCGGGGGTCGCGGCGTTAG
- a CDS encoding MFS transporter, giving the protein MALLADPPQTVATSRWRDVYLDAGARLLAQTGMFGAVTALLLLMQSSGAGGLAVSALTIATMLPMVVLAPVTGRLADRVDSRLLLIAAGLIRAVASLALAFTADTVTIIGLVVVLSIGTALLQPTLGALIPAMVTRDDLPKASAISQTAGTIGIMAGPALAGLLVGGFGTDAAMFLNAGCALATVAAAFAIKTRRGGVHTVPSPDSTTPGTRRVWRMADDGVVRMLILGIALVIGLVSAVNVVEVFFVRESFGATETQFGIISGAWALGMAGGAWLIAGPLRRNNNDGVVLIWMFASLALTCVVIGGMSGIYGSAWWLVPAFIVGGSLNGAENTINGVLMGRRVPAETRGQAQATFQGWVQGLALVGYVAGGVGVEFLSPRLMVLLCGAAGLVVVLALLPQVLRVARGVTTARTTRTPATEVA; this is encoded by the coding sequence ATGGCCCTCCTCGCTGACCCGCCCCAGACCGTCGCCACCTCCCGCTGGCGCGACGTCTACCTCGACGCCGGTGCCCGCCTGTTGGCCCAGACCGGCATGTTCGGCGCCGTCACCGCGCTGCTGCTGCTGATGCAGAGCAGCGGCGCCGGTGGCCTGGCCGTCTCCGCCCTCACCATCGCCACCATGCTTCCCATGGTGGTGCTGGCACCGGTCACCGGCCGACTCGCCGACCGGGTCGACAGTCGGCTGCTGCTGATCGCCGCCGGACTCATCCGGGCCGTCGCCAGCCTCGCGCTCGCCTTCACCGCCGACACCGTGACCATCATCGGCCTGGTCGTCGTCCTGTCGATCGGCACCGCGCTCCTGCAACCCACACTGGGCGCCCTGATCCCCGCGATGGTCACCCGCGACGACCTGCCCAAGGCCAGCGCCATCAGCCAGACCGCCGGAACCATCGGCATCATGGCCGGGCCCGCCCTCGCCGGACTGCTGGTCGGCGGCTTCGGCACCGACGCGGCGATGTTCCTCAACGCGGGCTGCGCTCTGGCCACCGTCGCCGCCGCCTTCGCCATCAAGACCCGCCGCGGCGGCGTCCACACCGTCCCATCCCCGGACTCCACCACGCCCGGCACCCGAAGGGTGTGGCGCATGGCCGACGACGGCGTCGTACGGATGCTGATCCTCGGCATCGCCCTGGTCATCGGCCTCGTCTCGGCGGTCAACGTCGTCGAGGTGTTCTTCGTCCGCGAATCCTTCGGCGCCACCGAAACCCAGTTCGGCATCATCTCCGGCGCCTGGGCCCTGGGCATGGCGGGCGGCGCCTGGCTCATCGCCGGACCCCTGCGCCGCAACAACAACGACGGCGTCGTCCTCATCTGGATGTTCGCCTCCCTCGCCCTCACCTGCGTCGTCATCGGCGGCATGTCCGGCATCTACGGCTCCGCGTGGTGGCTGGTCCCGGCCTTCATCGTCGGGGGTTCCCTCAACGGCGCCGAGAACACCATCAACGGCGTCCTCATGGGCCGCCGCGTCCCCGCCGAGACCCGAGGCCAGGCCCAGGCCACCTTCCAGGGCTGGGTACAGGGCCTCGCCCTCGTCGGGTACGTCGCCGGCGGCGTCGGCGTCGAATTCCTGTCGCCACGCCTGATGGTGCTGCTGTGCGGCGCGGCCGGCCTCGTCGTGGTGCTCGCCCTGCTGCCCCAGGTTCTGCGGGTGGCGCGCGGCGTCACTACCGCGCGCACAACCCGCACACCCGCCACCGAGGTGGCGTAG
- a CDS encoding NADP-dependent isocitrate dehydrogenase, with translation MAKIKVENPVVELDGDEMTRIIWQQIKDKLIHPYLDVDLKYFDLSVQKRDETDDQITVDAANAIKEHSVGVKCATITPDEARVEEFGLKKMWRSPNGTIRNILGGVVFREPIIMSNVPRLVPGWTKPIIIGRHAHGDQYKATDFKVPGPGTLTVTFQPADGSEPMEFEVAQYPEGGGVAMAMYNYRKSIEDFARASFRYGLARDYPVYMSTKNTILKAYDGMFKDVFQEIFDNEFKTEFDAKGLTYEHRLIDDMVAAAMKWEGGYVWACKNYDGDVQSDTVAQGFGSLGLMTSVLMTPDGKTVEAEAAHGTVTRHYRQYQQGKATSTNPIASIFAWTRGLAHRGKIDNTPAVTDFAEKLEQVCVETVESGQMTKDLALLVGGDAKFLTTDEFMNALDENLRKKIG, from the coding sequence ATGGCCAAAATCAAGGTAGAGAACCCCGTCGTCGAGCTCGACGGCGACGAGATGACCCGGATCATCTGGCAGCAGATCAAGGACAAGTTGATCCACCCGTATCTCGACGTCGACCTGAAGTACTTCGACCTGTCGGTGCAGAAGCGCGACGAGACCGACGACCAGATCACGGTGGACGCCGCCAACGCGATCAAGGAGCACTCGGTCGGCGTCAAGTGCGCCACCATCACCCCCGACGAGGCGCGGGTCGAGGAGTTCGGCCTCAAGAAGATGTGGCGCTCGCCCAACGGGACGATCCGCAACATCCTCGGCGGCGTGGTGTTCCGCGAGCCCATCATCATGAGCAACGTGCCGCGGCTCGTCCCCGGCTGGACCAAGCCGATCATCATCGGCCGTCACGCGCACGGCGACCAGTACAAGGCCACCGACTTCAAGGTCCCCGGCCCCGGCACGCTGACCGTGACCTTCCAGCCCGCCGACGGCTCCGAGCCGATGGAGTTCGAGGTCGCGCAGTACCCCGAGGGCGGCGGCGTGGCCATGGCCATGTACAACTACCGCAAGTCCATTGAGGACTTCGCGCGCGCGTCCTTCCGCTACGGCCTGGCCCGCGACTACCCGGTCTACATGTCCACCAAGAACACCATCCTCAAGGCCTACGACGGCATGTTCAAGGACGTGTTCCAGGAGATCTTCGACAACGAGTTCAAGACCGAGTTCGACGCCAAGGGCCTGACCTACGAGCACCGGCTCATCGACGACATGGTCGCCGCCGCCATGAAGTGGGAGGGCGGCTACGTCTGGGCCTGCAAGAACTACGACGGTGACGTGCAGTCCGACACCGTGGCGCAGGGCTTCGGCTCGCTGGGCCTGATGACCTCGGTACTGATGACCCCCGACGGCAAGACCGTCGAGGCCGAGGCCGCGCACGGCACCGTGACCCGGCACTACCGCCAGTACCAGCAGGGCAAGGCCACCTCGACCAACCCGATCGCGTCCATCTTCGCGTGGACCCGGGGCCTGGCCCACCGGGGCAAGATCGACAACACCCCCGCGGTCACCGACTTCGCCGAGAAGCTGGAGCAGGTCTGCGTCGAGACCGTCGAGAGCGGACAGATGACCAAGGACCTGGCGCTCCTGGTCGGCGGCGACGCCAAGTTCCTGACCACCGACGAGTTCATGAACGCGCTGGACGAGAACCTGCGCAAGAAGATCGGCTGA
- a CDS encoding class I SAM-dependent methyltransferase, which yields MTEAEHYFTQAPASEHRERTIEFSAAGRDFALTTSQGVFSSSRLDPGTAVLLRKAPLPGRPGAYLDLGCGYGPVTMALAESSGGEVTAVDVNERARQLTADNAHRLGFGDRVRVYAPEEVPPGQRFDEIWSNPPIRVGKEALHELLLEWLPRLKPDGVAWLVVARHKGGDSLAGWLAGQGFPAEKHASQKGYRVLRVVCA from the coding sequence GTGACGGAAGCAGAGCACTATTTCACGCAAGCGCCCGCCTCGGAGCACCGGGAACGCACGATCGAGTTCTCGGCCGCCGGAAGGGATTTCGCGTTGACGACCTCGCAGGGCGTCTTCTCGTCCTCGCGGCTCGACCCGGGAACCGCGGTACTGCTGCGCAAGGCGCCGCTGCCGGGGCGTCCGGGCGCCTACCTGGACCTGGGCTGCGGCTACGGGCCGGTGACGATGGCGCTGGCCGAGTCCTCCGGCGGCGAGGTCACGGCGGTGGACGTCAACGAGCGGGCCCGGCAGCTGACGGCCGACAACGCGCACCGGCTCGGCTTCGGCGACCGGGTGCGGGTGTACGCGCCCGAGGAGGTGCCGCCGGGACAGCGTTTCGACGAGATCTGGTCCAATCCGCCGATCCGGGTCGGCAAGGAAGCGCTGCACGAGCTGCTGCTGGAGTGGCTGCCCCGACTGAAGCCGGACGGGGTCGCCTGGCTGGTCGTCGCGCGGCACAAGGGCGGGGACTCGCTGGCGGGCTGGCTGGCCGGGCAGGGTTTCCCGGCCGAGAAGCACGCCAGTCAGAAGGGCTACCGGGTGCTGCGGGTGGTGTGTGCCTGA